A genomic stretch from Anaerolinea thermophila UNI-1 includes:
- a CDS encoding GAF domain-containing protein yields the protein MNQPTWHGLLFNATLLLGMSVLYDLILLQGRGASRLRQVISGIVLGGIGIAIILTAFPLIDGVIFDTRSVLISISGLFFGFLPTLIAVGLTAAYRLYLGGGGALTGVMVIFTSALIGWVWRYLRRRALEKMAWWELYLFGWVVHLNMLLWMYTLPGSLARPVLAEITLPVLIIYPVATLLVGEILSLNFQRQRASRERERLLAVLESSLNEIYLFHPNTLRFEYVNAAALRNLDYTLEQMRTMTPVNIKPEYNLATFRELIQPLLKGQTPVIVFETRHRRADGSTYPVEVHLQLVKVGNEQVFLAVIQDISERLRSTLRYRTLFENAYDAVFIIEGERFIECNPRAVELFGYSREELLGKTPFEVSPPEQPDGMPSDVKARELIHLAVMGQPQLFEWVHLRKDHTPFDAEVSLSALNLEGQTLLQAIVRDITLRKRMEKNEREQRLLAETLRETALSLASTLELDELLDRILENLEKVVPASACNIMLIEDGMVRVARTRGYRERGYMPTEGIAFSLNTTQNLRTIAETGRVLIIPRLEEYPHWVRVPGTEWMRSYAGAPIVVKGEVVGFLNLDGDRPNQFSEEDGERLQLFADQAAIAFANASLYQQTQRLLRRLEAINHVSNVLRPAQTLDELLNLLLTETLHLLETQDGAIWMYDNTRDELRIAIAAGWQTRLRPFALKPGESIAGSVYLRREVYLTHNLQEDPLNAPAIRRLVPENTGGVFVPVQAGTQTLGVFAITLPSGKTVQPDDVSLVAALGEMGGAAILRMRLHEEMRLHIQRLEMLHRIDTEVLKNTHLTDTLRMALELLRETLKVDSAVIRLYNPDTQLLELAASFGMATVEHAIQPGEYLAGKAASERRTMRFWRGDPNITPEWEELVRREGLETAFALPLIAHGELVGTLGVAMRNLFHPNREWEDFLDTVAGQLALAIQSNRLIEQLRRSNQELLLAYDTTIEGWSRAMDLRDRETEGHTQRVTQLTLKLAQRMGITGEALTHLRRGALLHDIGKMGIPDHILHKPGPLTDEEWQIMRQHPVYAIEMLSAIEYLKPALEIPGFHHEKWDGSGYPYGLKGEAIPMGARIFAIVDVWDALTSDRPYRKAWTREKTVEYIREQSGKHFDPKVVEAFLKMMEEEPF from the coding sequence ATGAACCAGCCCACCTGGCATGGATTGCTCTTCAATGCGACATTGCTTCTGGGGATGAGCGTCCTGTATGATTTGATTCTGCTTCAGGGCAGGGGGGCTTCGCGACTGCGGCAGGTGATTTCGGGCATTGTCCTCGGGGGAATTGGCATTGCCATTATCCTCACGGCATTCCCTCTCATTGATGGGGTGATTTTCGATACCCGCTCGGTATTGATCAGTATCAGCGGGTTGTTTTTTGGCTTTCTGCCCACCCTGATTGCCGTGGGACTCACCGCGGCTTACCGGCTGTATCTGGGCGGGGGCGGTGCGCTGACGGGAGTGATGGTCATCTTCACCTCAGCGCTGATTGGCTGGGTGTGGCGTTACCTGCGCCGCCGCGCGTTGGAGAAGATGGCATGGTGGGAACTTTACCTGTTTGGCTGGGTGGTGCATCTGAATATGCTCTTGTGGATGTACACCCTGCCGGGTAGTCTGGCGCGCCCGGTGCTTGCCGAGATCACCCTGCCGGTGCTGATCATTTACCCCGTTGCTACCCTGCTGGTAGGTGAAATCCTCTCACTGAACTTTCAGCGTCAGCGCGCCAGCCGTGAGCGTGAGCGCCTGCTGGCAGTGCTGGAGAGCAGTCTTAACGAAATCTACCTGTTCCATCCCAATACCCTGCGTTTCGAGTACGTCAATGCGGCGGCTTTGCGCAATCTGGACTATACCCTGGAGCAAATGCGCACCATGACGCCGGTAAACATCAAGCCGGAATACAATCTGGCAACCTTTCGGGAACTTATTCAACCCTTACTGAAAGGACAAACCCCCGTAATCGTTTTTGAAACCCGTCACCGCCGCGCCGATGGCTCTACGTACCCGGTTGAGGTGCATTTGCAACTGGTGAAGGTGGGCAACGAACAGGTCTTTCTGGCGGTGATTCAGGACATTTCCGAGCGTTTGCGCAGTACACTGCGTTACCGTACCCTGTTTGAAAATGCTTACGATGCGGTATTCATCATAGAGGGTGAACGCTTCATTGAATGTAACCCCAGAGCGGTAGAACTGTTCGGGTACAGCCGTGAGGAATTGCTGGGCAAGACGCCTTTCGAGGTTTCCCCGCCCGAGCAACCTGACGGTATGCCATCGGATGTAAAAGCCAGAGAATTAATTCATCTGGCGGTGATGGGCCAACCACAACTGTTCGAGTGGGTACACTTGCGCAAGGATCACACGCCTTTCGACGCCGAAGTCAGCCTGAGCGCTTTGAATCTGGAAGGGCAAACCCTGCTTCAGGCCATTGTGCGCGACATCACTTTGCGCAAGCGCATGGAGAAGAACGAGCGCGAACAGCGCCTGCTGGCAGAGACCCTGCGGGAAACGGCTCTTTCGCTTGCCAGCACCCTGGAACTGGATGAACTGCTGGATCGCATCCTGGAGAACCTTGAGAAGGTAGTCCCCGCCAGTGCCTGTAACATTATGCTGATAGAAGATGGCATGGTGCGGGTAGCCCGTACCCGGGGGTATCGTGAGCGCGGTTACATGCCCACCGAAGGCATCGCCTTCAGCCTCAACACGACGCAAAACCTGCGCACCATTGCTGAAACTGGCAGGGTGCTCATCATTCCCCGTCTGGAAGAATACCCCCATTGGGTGCGCGTGCCCGGCACCGAGTGGATGCGTTCGTATGCCGGTGCGCCGATTGTCGTCAAGGGTGAGGTGGTGGGATTTCTCAATCTGGATGGTGACCGCCCCAATCAGTTCAGCGAAGAGGATGGTGAACGCCTGCAGTTGTTTGCTGATCAGGCAGCCATTGCCTTTGCCAATGCCAGTTTATACCAGCAAACCCAGCGCCTGTTGCGCCGTCTGGAAGCCATCAATCACGTCTCCAATGTCCTGCGCCCGGCGCAAACGCTGGATGAACTGCTCAACCTTCTGCTGACCGAAACCCTGCACCTGCTGGAAACGCAGGACGGCGCTATCTGGATGTATGATAACACCCGCGACGAACTGCGCATTGCCATTGCCGCCGGCTGGCAAACCCGCCTGCGCCCCTTTGCGCTTAAACCCGGTGAGAGCATTGCCGGCAGTGTGTATTTGCGGCGGGAGGTGTATCTCACTCATAACCTTCAGGAAGACCCGCTTAACGCCCCTGCCATTCGCCGTCTGGTGCCGGAGAATACCGGCGGGGTCTTTGTGCCTGTTCAGGCAGGCACGCAAACTTTAGGGGTGTTTGCCATCACCCTTCCCTCGGGCAAAACGGTTCAGCCGGACGATGTCAGTTTGGTGGCTGCCCTGGGGGAGATGGGCGGCGCCGCCATTTTGCGCATGCGTCTGCATGAAGAGATGCGCCTGCACATTCAGCGTCTGGAGATGCTCCACCGCATTGATACCGAGGTGCTTAAAAATACCCATCTGACCGACACCCTGCGCATGGCGCTGGAGTTGCTCCGTGAAACCCTCAAGGTGGATTCTGCGGTCATTCGCCTGTACAATCCCGATACCCAGTTGCTTGAACTGGCGGCGTCTTTTGGAATGGCTACGGTGGAACATGCTATTCAGCCGGGAGAGTACCTGGCAGGAAAAGCCGCTTCCGAGCGGCGCACCATGCGCTTCTGGCGCGGAGACCCCAACATCACCCCGGAATGGGAAGAACTGGTGCGCCGTGAAGGGCTGGAAACCGCCTTTGCTCTGCCGCTGATTGCCCATGGAGAACTGGTGGGTACGCTGGGGGTTGCCATGCGCAACCTCTTTCACCCGAATCGCGAATGGGAAGATTTTCTGGATACAGTTGCCGGGCAACTGGCGCTGGCGATTCAGAGCAACCGTTTGATCGAGCAATTGCGCCGCTCCAATCAGGAACTCTTACTGGCATACGATACGACCATTGAAGGCTGGTCGCGCGCCATGGATTTGCGTGACCGCGAGACCGAGGGACATACCCAGCGCGTTACCCAACTGACCCTGAAACTGGCTCAGCGTATGGGCATCACCGGCGAAGCGCTCACCCATTTGCGCCGCGGAGCGCTTTTACACGACATCGGCAAGATGGGCATTCCCGACCATATCCTGCACAAGCCCGGTCCACTGACCGATGAGGAATGGCAGATTATGCGCCAGCACCCGGTGTACGCCATTGAGATGCTTTCAGCCATTGAGTACCTCAAGCCTGCGCTGGAGATTCCTGGCTTCCACCATGAAAAGTGGGATGGCAGCGGCTACCCCTACGGTTTGAAAGGCGAAGCCATTCCCATGGGGGCGCGCATCTTTGCTATCGTGGATGTGTGGGACGCCCTCACCTCGGACCGCCCTTACCGCAAAGCCTGGACGCGTGAGAAGACCGTGGAATACATCCGCGAGCAGTCGGGGAAGCACTTCGACCCCAAGGTGGTTGAGGCGTTCCTGAAGATGATGGAAGAAGAGCCGTTTTAA
- a CDS encoding M3 family oligoendopeptidase has product MTSLPYQQTAWRLSDLSQGTPEEIDALFQQLEAQTQEFEALRPLLTPEIAVETFLDLIHKLERITEDTYRLYGYAGLSFSANTQDQNALTLVGRAEQFLAELQNRTLFFTLWWKGLDDENAARLMSQAGDYTYWLEEMRHLKPYTLSEAEEKIINLKNVTGASAIERLYETYTNRYTFKLEVDGEVKELTRGELMTYVRGADPDLRARAYQELYRVYGNDGAFLAQMYQNLVRDWYNENITLRGYKSPIAVRNLANDIPDEVVDTLLEVCRKNTSVFQRYFRLKARWLGMDKLRRYDIYAPVARADKAYPFEHAAWLVLDSFRQFDPQFAELAQRVFEHQHLDSEVRKGKRSGAFCWSVSPRLTPWVLLNYQGRADDVATMAHELGHAIHSMMAQEHSIFTFHASLPLAETASTFGEMMLVDRLLAEESDEAVRRDLLFRQVDDSYATIQRQAFFALFEKEAHEMVRQNASPDEMAEAYLRNLKDQFGDAVEVSDEFRWEWVSIPHIYGTPFYVYAYAFGQLLVLSLYRQFKQEGESFKPRLKQILAAGGSQSPESILRNAGVDIRQASFWQGGFDVIAQLVNQLEQIPLP; this is encoded by the coding sequence ATGACTTCCCTGCCCTATCAACAAACCGCGTGGCGCCTGAGCGATCTTTCGCAGGGCACCCCCGAAGAAATCGATGCGCTTTTCCAGCAACTGGAAGCCCAAACGCAGGAATTTGAAGCCCTGCGCCCTCTGCTCACCCCCGAAATTGCGGTGGAGACCTTCCTTGACCTGATTCACAAACTGGAACGCATCACCGAAGACACCTACCGGCTGTACGGCTATGCCGGGTTATCCTTCAGCGCCAACACGCAGGATCAAAACGCGCTGACCCTGGTAGGACGCGCCGAACAGTTCCTGGCAGAACTGCAAAACCGAACCCTCTTCTTCACCCTCTGGTGGAAAGGGCTGGACGACGAGAATGCCGCGCGCCTGATGAGCCAGGCAGGAGATTACACCTACTGGCTGGAAGAGATGCGCCATCTCAAGCCCTACACCCTCAGCGAAGCCGAAGAAAAAATCATCAACCTGAAGAATGTCACCGGCGCCAGCGCCATCGAACGGCTGTACGAAACCTACACCAACCGCTACACCTTCAAACTGGAAGTGGACGGCGAGGTGAAGGAACTGACCCGCGGCGAACTGATGACCTATGTGCGCGGCGCCGACCCCGACCTGCGGGCGCGCGCCTATCAGGAACTGTACCGCGTCTATGGCAACGACGGCGCGTTCCTGGCGCAGATGTACCAGAATCTGGTGCGCGACTGGTACAACGAGAACATCACCCTGCGCGGCTACAAAAGCCCCATTGCCGTGCGCAACCTTGCCAACGATATCCCCGACGAGGTAGTGGACACCCTGCTGGAGGTGTGCCGAAAGAACACCAGCGTGTTCCAGCGGTACTTCCGCCTGAAGGCGCGCTGGCTGGGCATGGACAAACTGCGCCGCTACGACATCTACGCGCCGGTTGCCCGCGCCGATAAAGCCTACCCCTTCGAGCATGCTGCCTGGCTGGTGCTGGATTCGTTCCGTCAGTTCGACCCGCAGTTTGCTGAACTGGCACAGCGGGTGTTCGAGCATCAGCATCTGGACAGCGAGGTGCGCAAGGGCAAGCGCAGTGGAGCATTCTGCTGGTCGGTCAGTCCGCGGTTGACACCCTGGGTGCTGTTGAACTACCAGGGGCGCGCCGATGACGTAGCCACCATGGCACATGAACTCGGTCACGCCATTCACAGCATGATGGCGCAGGAACACTCCATCTTTACCTTCCACGCCTCGCTTCCGCTGGCAGAGACCGCCTCTACCTTCGGGGAGATGATGCTGGTTGACCGCCTGCTCGCCGAGGAAAGCGATGAAGCCGTGCGCCGCGATTTGCTCTTCCGCCAGGTGGACGATTCCTACGCCACCATTCAGCGGCAAGCCTTCTTTGCCCTGTTTGAGAAGGAAGCCCATGAAATGGTGCGCCAGAACGCTTCGCCCGACGAGATGGCAGAAGCCTACCTGCGCAATCTCAAAGATCAGTTTGGCGACGCCGTCGAGGTAAGCGATGAGTTCCGCTGGGAGTGGGTGTCCATCCCGCACATTTACGGCACGCCCTTCTACGTGTACGCCTATGCCTTCGGGCAGTTGCTGGTGCTTTCGCTGTACCGCCAGTTCAAGCAGGAAGGCGAGTCCTTCAAGCCGCGCCTCAAGCAGATTCTGGCGGCGGGCGGCTCGCAGTCGCCGGAGAGCATCCTGCGCAACGCTGGCGTGGACATCCGCCAGGCATCTTTCTGGCAGGGTGGCTTTGACGTCATTGCCCAACTGGTGAATCAACTGGAGCAGATTCCTCTGCCATAA
- a CDS encoding ubiquitin-like small modifier protein 1, translated as MVINLYATFRLLAGTKQIHLNLPENSTVRQALEDALRIVPALRPHWMNESGELHAHVHVLVNGQDVATLPEGLETPLQTSAVLDVFPPVAGG; from the coding sequence ATGGTCATTAACCTGTATGCCACCTTCCGCCTGCTGGCAGGCACCAAACAAATCCACCTCAACCTGCCCGAAAACAGCACCGTCAGGCAGGCGCTGGAAGATGCCCTGCGCATCGTTCCTGCCCTGCGCCCGCACTGGATGAACGAATCCGGCGAACTGCACGCCCACGTGCATGTGCTGGTCAACGGGCAGGATGTGGCTACGCTCCCCGAGGGGCTGGAAACGCCCCTGCAAACCAGCGCTGTGCTGGATGTTTTCCCTCCGGTTGCCGGAGGCTGA
- a CDS encoding phosphatidate cytidylyltransferase, which translates to MLASLSPLSQRLLVALLLIPIGIALIWVGGAPFALFVALVLGLAALEYAHLFEHGGFHPTTWILAGGSALLPLIRLWGGDAFALPALTALIFLTMGWQVFTYRHTHETAVLDLNITLGGLVYLGGLGGYLVSLRQLPDGMWWFLLVLPAIWFADAGAYFVGSRWGRHKMAPHISPSKTWEGYLGGVVSAILLTAGLAALWNLRIPYLTPAHGALLGAVIAVLSPLGDLGESLLKRGFGVKDSSHLLPGHGGVLDRIDSWLWAAPLGYYMIVWFF; encoded by the coding sequence GTGCTTGCTAGCCTGAGTCCGCTGTCTCAACGCCTTCTGGTTGCGCTTCTGCTCATCCCCATTGGCATCGCTTTGATCTGGGTGGGCGGAGCGCCTTTTGCACTTTTCGTGGCACTGGTGCTGGGATTAGCCGCCCTGGAATATGCTCACCTGTTTGAGCATGGTGGTTTTCACCCCACGACCTGGATTCTGGCAGGGGGGAGTGCCCTCTTGCCGTTGATTCGTCTGTGGGGTGGGGATGCCTTTGCCCTGCCCGCATTGACCGCGCTCATCTTCCTCACCATGGGCTGGCAGGTTTTCACCTACCGCCACACCCACGAGACGGCTGTGCTCGACCTGAACATCACCCTGGGCGGGCTGGTGTACCTGGGGGGACTGGGCGGCTATCTGGTTTCTCTGCGGCAGTTGCCCGATGGCATGTGGTGGTTCCTGCTGGTACTGCCCGCCATCTGGTTCGCCGATGCCGGGGCGTATTTCGTGGGCAGTCGCTGGGGCAGGCACAAGATGGCACCGCACATCAGCCCGTCGAAGACCTGGGAAGGTTACCTAGGCGGGGTAGTCAGCGCTATCCTTCTAACCGCCGGGCTGGCGGCGCTGTGGAATCTGCGCATTCCCTACCTCACCCCGGCGCACGGCGCGCTACTCGGCGCAGTCATCGCTGTCCTCAGCCCATTAGGCGATTTGGGCGAGAGTCTGCTCAAACGCGGTTTTGGCGTCAAAGACTCCAGCCATCTGCTCCCCGGACACGGCGGCGTGCTCGACCGTATCGACTCGTGGTTGTGGGCAGCGCCGCTGGGTTACTATATGATTGTGTGGTTTTTTTGA
- a CDS encoding isoprenyl transferase, with amino-acid sequence MDVSTSTPTLTKVPVHVAMIMDGNGRWAQKRGLPRLAGHRAGTENLRRIIRASVEFGVKYLTIYAFSTENWGRPQEEVEGLLHILEEVIDRELDELDQQGVQLRHLGHLDRLPAMLQEKIIRAVERTRDNDRLILSVAFNYGGRDEIVCAIRAMMRDSVKPEEVTPELVSRYLFTADLPDPDLIIRTSGEMRVSNFLIWQSAYSEWYVTPVLWPDFDREEYLKALIEYSHRERRFGKLTAQDDSTDCAC; translated from the coding sequence ATGGACGTCTCAACCTCAACCCCCACCCTCACCAAAGTCCCCGTACACGTTGCCATGATTATGGACGGCAACGGACGCTGGGCGCAAAAACGCGGCTTACCCCGTCTGGCAGGTCACCGCGCCGGGACGGAAAACCTGCGCCGCATCATCCGCGCCAGCGTCGAGTTTGGCGTCAAGTACCTGACCATTTACGCCTTCTCCACAGAAAACTGGGGACGTCCTCAAGAAGAGGTGGAGGGACTGTTGCATATCCTTGAAGAGGTGATTGACCGCGAACTGGACGAACTCGACCAGCAGGGGGTGCAACTGCGCCATCTGGGTCACCTCGACCGCCTGCCCGCCATGCTTCAGGAAAAGATTATCCGCGCGGTGGAACGCACCCGCGACAACGACCGGTTGATTCTGAGCGTGGCGTTCAACTATGGCGGCAGGGATGAAATCGTCTGCGCCATCCGCGCCATGATGAGGGACAGCGTTAAGCCCGAAGAAGTGACCCCCGAACTGGTCAGCCGCTACCTCTTCACCGCCGATCTGCCCGACCCCGATCTAATCATCCGCACCTCGGGCGAGATGCGGGTGAGCAATTTCCTCATCTGGCAAAGTGCCTACTCCGAATGGTACGTCACCCCCGTCCTCTGGCCCGACTTCGACCGCGAGGAGTATCTGAAAGCGCTCATCGAGTATTCGCACCGCGAGCGTCGTTTCGGAAAATTAACCGCTCAGGACGATTCAACCGACTGTGCTTGCTAG
- the frr gene encoding ribosome recycling factor yields the protein MKGAIQALEENLAGIRTGRASPALVERLQVEYYGVPTPLMQLASISAPEPRVLMIRPFDTSSLRLIEKAIMASDLGLTPNNDGKVIRLNIPPLTEERRRELVKVVHARLEESRIAVRNVRRDMVKDLRDFEKEKLISEDDLKKGEEELQKLTDRYIQEIDAIGQKKEKEIMEV from the coding sequence ATGAAAGGCGCCATTCAGGCGTTGGAAGAGAATCTTGCCGGCATTCGCACGGGGCGCGCCAGTCCTGCACTGGTGGAGCGTTTACAGGTGGAGTACTACGGTGTACCCACCCCGCTGATGCAGTTAGCCAGTATCAGCGCGCCCGAACCCCGCGTGCTGATGATTCGCCCCTTTGACACTTCCAGCCTGCGCCTGATTGAAAAAGCCATCATGGCGTCCGATCTGGGGCTGACGCCCAACAACGACGGCAAGGTCATCCGCCTGAACATCCCGCCGCTCACCGAGGAGCGCCGCCGTGAACTGGTTAAAGTGGTGCATGCCCGCCTCGAGGAGAGCCGCATCGCCGTGCGCAATGTGCGCCGCGACATGGTCAAAGACCTGCGTGATTTTGAAAAGGAAAAACTCATCTCCGAAGACGACCTGAAGAAGGGCGAGGAAGAACTGCAAAAGTTGACCGACCGCTACATTCAGGAAATTGACGCCATCGGACAGAAAAAAGAAAAGGAAATCATGGAGGTTTAA
- a CDS encoding ArsR/SmtB family transcription factor — protein sequence MKEESIFETQAGVFKLLAHPARLKILALLREGEECVCHMEAMLGYRQAYLSQQLALLREAGVLEMRREGWNVYYRVARPEVYAIIDAAHSVGGSLDDLRRWEEKKKTCECPKCCRARGETPSGEETPLTLAE from the coding sequence GTGAAGGAAGAAAGCATTTTTGAAACCCAGGCGGGGGTCTTTAAGTTGCTTGCTCACCCTGCGCGACTGAAAATTCTGGCGCTCCTGCGGGAGGGTGAAGAGTGCGTCTGCCACATGGAAGCCATGCTGGGTTACCGCCAGGCATATCTCTCCCAGCAGTTGGCGCTCTTGCGCGAAGCCGGCGTGCTGGAGATGCGCCGCGAGGGTTGGAATGTGTACTATCGCGTTGCCCGTCCGGAGGTGTATGCCATCATTGATGCCGCGCACAGCGTGGGCGGTTCGTTAGACGACCTGCGCCGCTGGGAAGAGAAGAAGAAAACCTGCGAATGTCCCAAGTGTTGCCGCGCCCGCGGCGAAACTCCATCCGGCGAGGAAACTCCTCTCACTCTGGCGGAATGA
- the gyrA gene encoding DNA gyrase subunit A has translation MDIGTIQSVDIDEQMRTAYLDYAMSVIVARALPDARDGLKPVHRRILYAMEDMGIRANSAYKKSARIVGEVLGKYHPHGDMAVYDAMARMAQDFSMRYPLIDGQGNFGSIDGDAPAAMRYTEARLNPMAEELLADIDKDTVDFTDNFDGTLKEPVVLPARLPNLLLNGSSGIAVGMATSIPPHNLREVAQAVDYLIENYDQMDDITAEDLMRIIPGPDFPTGGIIVGREGILHGYSTGRSRLTVRGVARIEEQKGGRYNIIITEIPYQVNKAGLIERIAELVREGKLDEISDLRDESDRHGMSIVIELRRGAQPRQVLNQLYKYTPLQSTFSVNMLALVDNEPRLLPLKRALQVFIQHRQEVLTRRTRFELDKARARAHILEGLLIALANLDAVIAIIRQSPDAETARQRLIERFKLTEVQAQAILDMQLRRLAALERQKIEDEYREVTERIAYLEDLLANPRKILALIQTDMKELAEKYGDNRRTRIAAEAKEDFSEEDLVADEAVLITLTARGYIKRVNASAYRTQNRGGKGVIGQEVKEEDEITTILAARTLDTLLFFTDRGKVYAQKAHQIPEAGRTDKGIPAINVLALEANERITVAVAVRSFADARYCLMATVNGKVKRVDLSEFESVRPSGLIAISLENGDQLGWVRLTDGSRHVLLVTEQGYTVRFAESEVRSMGRQASGVTGISLREGDRVASMDIVEEGGGLLLVTTKGFGKRVRLDEFVLKGRAIGGVMALDHKAIAKTGKLAVARVVQENDEVALFSASGVALRVKVSSIPFKGRVAQGVSIMHLDEGDSVASIARIPQEEA, from the coding sequence ATGGATATTGGCACCATTCAATCGGTGGATATTGACGAACAAATGCGCACCGCCTATCTCGATTACGCCATGAGCGTAATCGTGGCGCGTGCTTTACCCGATGCCCGTGACGGTCTGAAACCGGTCCATCGGCGCATCCTGTACGCCATGGAGGATATGGGCATCCGCGCCAACTCGGCGTACAAGAAATCCGCCAGAATCGTCGGTGAGGTGCTGGGTAAGTACCACCCCCACGGCGATATGGCGGTGTACGATGCCATGGCGCGCATGGCGCAGGACTTTAGCATGCGCTATCCGCTCATTGACGGGCAGGGCAACTTTGGCTCGATTGACGGCGATGCCCCTGCGGCGATGCGCTACACCGAAGCCCGCCTTAACCCCATGGCAGAAGAACTGCTCGCCGATATTGACAAGGACACGGTGGACTTCACCGATAACTTTGACGGCACGCTGAAAGAACCCGTGGTCCTGCCCGCGCGTTTGCCCAACCTTCTGCTGAACGGTTCTTCGGGCATTGCCGTGGGCATGGCAACCAGCATCCCCCCGCACAACCTGCGCGAGGTGGCTCAGGCGGTGGATTACCTTATCGAAAACTACGATCAGATGGATGACATCACCGCCGAAGACCTGATGCGCATCATCCCCGGTCCCGACTTTCCTACGGGCGGCATTATCGTAGGGCGGGAAGGCATCCTGCACGGCTACAGCACGGGACGTAGCCGCCTGACCGTGCGCGGCGTGGCGCGCATCGAAGAGCAAAAGGGCGGACGCTACAACATCATCATCACCGAAATTCCCTATCAGGTCAACAAAGCCGGGCTGATTGAGCGCATTGCCGAACTGGTGCGCGAGGGCAAATTGGACGAAATTTCCGACCTGCGCGATGAGTCCGACCGCCACGGCATGAGCATCGTTATCGAACTCCGCCGGGGTGCTCAACCCCGCCAGGTGCTGAACCAGTTGTACAAGTACACCCCCTTGCAATCCACCTTCAGTGTCAACATGCTGGCACTGGTGGATAACGAACCCCGCCTTCTGCCGCTCAAGCGCGCTTTGCAGGTGTTCATCCAGCATCGTCAGGAAGTGCTCACCCGCCGTACACGCTTTGAACTGGATAAAGCCCGCGCCCGCGCGCACATTTTGGAAGGCTTGCTCATCGCGCTGGCGAATCTGGACGCGGTGATTGCCATCATCCGTCAGTCGCCCGATGCCGAAACTGCCCGCCAGCGCCTCATTGAGCGCTTCAAACTGACCGAGGTGCAGGCGCAAGCCATTCTGGACATGCAGTTGCGTCGCCTTGCCGCGCTGGAGCGCCAGAAGATTGAGGACGAGTACCGCGAAGTCACCGAACGCATTGCCTACCTGGAAGACCTGCTGGCAAATCCGCGCAAGATTCTCGCCCTCATCCAGACGGATATGAAAGAACTGGCAGAGAAATACGGCGATAACCGCCGCACGCGCATTGCCGCCGAAGCAAAAGAGGACTTCAGCGAGGAAGACCTGGTGGCGGATGAAGCCGTGCTGATTACCCTGACAGCGCGCGGTTACATCAAACGGGTGAATGCCAGCGCCTACCGCACCCAGAACCGCGGCGGCAAGGGCGTGATTGGTCAGGAAGTTAAAGAGGAAGACGAAATCACCACCATTCTGGCGGCGCGCACGCTGGATACTTTGTTGTTCTTCACCGACCGCGGCAAGGTGTACGCGCAGAAAGCCCACCAGATTCCCGAAGCCGGGCGCACCGATAAGGGCATCCCTGCTATCAACGTGCTAGCGCTGGAAGCCAATGAGCGCATCACCGTGGCAGTAGCCGTGCGCAGTTTTGCCGATGCCCGCTACTGCCTGATGGCAACGGTCAACGGCAAGGTCAAGCGGGTGGATTTGAGCGAATTTGAGAGCGTGCGTCCCTCAGGTTTGATTGCCATCTCGCTGGAGAACGGCGATCAACTGGGCTGGGTGCGCCTGACCGACGGCTCGCGCCATGTCCTGCTGGTTACCGAGCAGGGCTACACCGTGCGCTTTGCTGAGAGCGAGGTGCGTTCCATGGGACGGCAAGCTTCAGGCGTCACGGGCATTTCCCTGCGCGAGGGCGACCGTGTGGCTTCGATGGATATTGTCGAGGAAGGCGGCGGACTGTTGCTGGTCACCACCAAAGGCTTTGGCAAGCGTGTGCGCCTGGATGAATTTGTCCTCAAAGGGCGTGCCATCGGCGGCGTGATGGCGTTGGATCACAAAGCCATTGCCAAGACGGGCAAACTGGCGGTGGCGCGGGTGGTGCAGGAAAACGACGAAGTAGCGCTCTTCAGCGCCTCAGGCGTGGCACTGCGGGTCAAGGTCAGTTCCATCCCCTTCAAAGGGCGGGTTGCCCAGGGCGTCAGCATCATGCATCTGGACGAAGGCGACAGCGTGGCTTCCATTGCGCGCATTCCGCAGGAAGAAGCCTAG